From the genome of Sinanaerobacter sp. ZZT-01:
ATATCCGGTTAATATAACCAAACCAGACGCACGCTCAGCTAAAATTATTTTAACCCAATACGGCGGACCCGATGGCGAACTCGGCGCTTCTATGCGCTATCTTTCACAGCGATATACCATGCCGTATCGACAAGTCGCTGGTATATTAAATGATATCGGTACAGAAGAATCAGCACATCAATGGTGTACATATTCGATATGATAAAATTCCTTCATTTATATATATCATTTAATTTTTTATTATATTAATTCTAATGTATCTAAATAAAAAAGCTCACATTCATATAAAAATATTCTTTTTAAATTATGTAAAAATATCGTTGGTGTGCTGGGATCTCCGATAGGACGAATAAATCCACCCGGAAAAAGCATCATTTCTTGTTCATCTATTCTGCTTTCTATCAAAGTAGCATAGATACCAACTGTATTTCGAGGAACTCTAATTCGAAGTATATGTGAAGCTTTAAATTTCCATTCAGAACTAGAAAGCAGTGCATTTTTTACTAAAGACGTACTTAAAAACCCTTCCTCGCAGGTAGGAATCCCATTATTGAAATCAGATATCATCTTGCTAATAAAATAATCTGGAACGATTCGATACACAATTATATCTTCAGGAATACGTGGTGCATCAAGAAGTAAATAAATTAAAAAGTCTATTAGTGCAGAAATTTTTAGAGATTTTTTTTGTTCAGTCCCTCTTAGATAAGCATTCACATTTCTATGAACATATCCTAAATAATACTGAATAGGCGCTGTCATATGAGATGTAGTTTTTCTACCTAATAGGCCCATTATATCTGTATTGTTTAAATAATGACTAGACCATTCTTTATAAATTTTTTCGCCCCAATCAGAAGCTTCTTCTATTGTTAAAAATTCTTTATACTTCATAAAAACTCCCATGAATACATTTTAAATACTTACCCCTT
Proteins encoded in this window:
- a CDS encoding ADP-ribosyltransferase, which produces MKYKEFLTIEEASDWGEKIYKEWSSHYLNNTDIMGLLGRKTTSHMTAPIQYYLGYVHRNVNAYLRGTEQKKSLKISALIDFLIYLLLDAPRIPEDIIVYRIVPDYFISKMISDFNNGIPTCEEGFLSTSLVKNALLSSSEWKFKASHILRIRVPRNTVGIYATLIESRIDEQEMMLFPGGFIRPIGDPSTPTIFLHNLKRIFLYECELFYLDTLELI